The Trichosurus vulpecula isolate mTriVul1 chromosome 3, mTriVul1.pri, whole genome shotgun sequence genome includes a window with the following:
- the WDR31 gene encoding WD repeat-containing protein 31, which produces MGKLQSKIKHNTYKYRAEAHVEENGPAKVVQEYKGAHVDAVNSVTALNSDLCVSGGKDKMVVAYNWRSGDIMKQFKGHEREITKVACVFGSNQFFSASRDKTAILWELNGNSQPVQQFLGHDMVVTGLAVSPDSSQICTGSRDNSLCMWDIKTGECLQKTTISRNLVTHLCWVPGEPLLLQTSEDKSIRIWDSRRLQVAHKFPVKQHIQTYCDVSPDGYNCVSCSSGFGGEGCEATLWDLRQTRSKICEYKGHFQTVTSCVFLPNGLSLIPAIATSSYDNKVKIWNKDTGACLFTLPLDGSGPLVSLAVCDTSSLLCASFNSGIHLLRISNSKGLQIQEVAKF; this is translated from the exons ATGGGCAAGCTCCAGAGCAAAATCAAACATAACACCTACAAATACAG AGCTGAAGCACACGTGGAGGAGAATGGTCCTGCTAAAGTGGTCCAGGAGTACAAAGGAGCCCACGTGGATGCTGTCAACTCAGTCACTGCGCTGAATTCAGACCTTTGTGTTTCTGGAGGAAAAGATAAg ATGGTTGTGGCCTACAATTGGAGATCTGGAGATATAATGAAGCAGTTCAAAGGACACGAACGGGAAATCACCAAG GTAGCCTGTGTTTTTGGATCAAACCAGTTTTTCAGTGCATCTCGTGACAAGACAGCAATACTATGGGAGTTGAATGGAAATTCGCAACCAGTACAACAGTTTCTGGGCCATGATATGGTTGTTACTGGATTAGCTGTGAGTCCAG ATTCTTCACAGATATGTACTGGTTCTCGGGACAATAGTCTCTGCATGTGGGATATAAAGACTGGAGAATGTCTTCAGAAAACTACCATTTCAAGAAACCTG GTCACTCATCTGTGCTGGGTCCCTGGAGAACCACTTCTTCTCCAAACCTCTGAGGATAAAAGCATCAG AATTTGGGACAGTCGGAGATTGCAAGTAGCTCATAAATTTCCAGTAAAGCAGCATATTCAGACCTACTGTGACGTCAGTCCAGATGGATATAACTGTGTCTCCTGTAGCAGTGGCTTTGGAGGGGAAGGCTGTGAAGCAACA TTGTGGGACCTAAGACAGACTAGAAGTAAAATATGTGAGTACAAAGGACATTTCCAGACAGTGACCTCCTGTGTCTTCCTGCCGAATGGGTTATCTCTGATACCAGCAATTGCCACCTCATCATACGACAACAAGGTGAAGATTTggaacaaagatactggag CCTGCCTTTTTACCCTACCTCTGGATGGATCCGGCCCTTTGGTTTCCTTGGCCGTCTGTGACACCTCCTCCCTACTTTGTGCAAGTTTCAACTCTGGAATTCACTTACTCAGGATCAGTAACAGCAAAGGGCTGCAGATACAAGAAGTGGCCAAGTTTTGA